Proteins from a single region of Deinococcus malanensis:
- a CDS encoding GNAT family N-acetyltransferase: MSTSAPVFPAAPAPAEEWFRTPVLTGRVITLEALREEHAPDLNSGADADTLRFLARGGPEAATDEAWAAFIGRLNALPNRVNFAVRLNDGGKVVGRISYSEIRVADRWAEIGTMLLPAAQGTAVNPEAKLLMMTRAFEVLGAGRVQFKVDLRNERSLRAMEKLGAVREGTLRQYQVRPDGLGRDSVVFSVLQAEWPAIRAGLDTRVSQIMSRK, encoded by the coding sequence ATGAGCACAAGCGCCCCGGTCTTTCCTGCAGCCCCTGCACCCGCCGAGGAATGGTTCCGCACGCCGGTCCTTACGGGCCGGGTCATCACCCTGGAAGCCCTGCGTGAGGAGCACGCCCCAGACCTGAATTCCGGGGCTGACGCCGACACCCTGCGGTTTCTGGCGCGTGGAGGTCCGGAGGCCGCCACAGACGAGGCCTGGGCCGCATTCATAGGTCGCCTGAACGCCCTGCCAAACCGGGTGAATTTTGCCGTGCGCCTGAACGATGGGGGCAAAGTGGTGGGTCGGATCAGCTACAGCGAGATCAGGGTGGCCGACCGCTGGGCAGAGATAGGAACCATGCTGCTGCCTGCCGCGCAGGGCACTGCCGTGAATCCGGAGGCCAAACTGCTGATGATGACCCGGGCCTTTGAGGTACTGGGTGCCGGTCGGGTGCAGTTCAAGGTGGATCTGCGCAACGAGCGGAGTCTGCGCGCCATGGAAAAGCTGGGCGCGGTGCGCGAAGGTACGCTGCGGCAGTATCAGGTCCGCCCCGATGGTCTGGGCCGCGACAGCGTGGTGTTCAGCGTCTTGCAGGCAGAGTGGCCGGCTATCCGCGCAGGACTTGACACCCGGGTGTCCCAGATCATGAGCCGAAAATGA
- a CDS encoding phospho-N-acetylmuramoyl-pentapeptide-transferase, with product MLMVTALLSWFLVGLFIRVSKARGWGQPVRKDGPQTHLVKEGTPTAGGVAFVLAMALVFFPLYLSGNGGGERELLIMLTALAMGVVGGVDDWLKIQSRMRGSGKKELLAREKFPLQFLVALVFAWLAAPLASHELVPSLGPVLDVILVALVMVGSVNAFNFTDGLDGLLGGVAIIVLLPLLAFSPVSALLVAALLGFLWFNAHPARVFMGDMGSHAIGAVAAGAYILYADIWLLPIAAIIPVVAVLSVMIQVISFKTRGKRVFRMSPIQHHFELSGWPETHVTIRFWVITAVATAAVWWLLGARP from the coding sequence GTGTTGATGGTCACCGCGCTGCTGTCGTGGTTCCTGGTGGGTCTGTTTATCCGCGTCAGCAAGGCGCGTGGCTGGGGTCAGCCGGTTCGCAAGGACGGCCCGCAGACCCATCTGGTGAAAGAGGGGACGCCGACTGCGGGCGGGGTGGCGTTTGTGCTGGCCATGGCTCTGGTGTTCTTTCCGCTGTACCTGAGTGGCAACGGGGGCGGTGAACGCGAACTGCTGATCATGCTTACGGCACTGGCCATGGGCGTGGTGGGTGGCGTCGATGACTGGCTGAAAATACAGTCGCGGATGCGGGGCAGCGGCAAGAAGGAACTGCTGGCCCGTGAGAAGTTTCCGCTGCAGTTTCTGGTTGCCCTGGTCTTTGCGTGGCTGGCAGCGCCTCTGGCCAGCCACGAGCTTGTGCCCAGCCTGGGCCCTGTCCTTGACGTGATCCTGGTGGCGCTGGTCATGGTCGGCAGCGTCAATGCCTTTAACTTCACCGATGGTCTCGACGGCCTGCTGGGCGGCGTGGCAATCATCGTGCTGCTGCCGCTGCTGGCGTTCTCGCCGGTTTCGGCGCTGCTGGTCGCGGCCCTGCTGGGCTTCCTGTGGTTCAACGCGCATCCGGCCCGGGTATTCATGGGTGATATGGGGTCACATGCCATAGGTGCGGTGGCGGCTGGAGCCTACATCCTGTATGCAGACATCTGGCTGCTGCCCATTGCCGCGATTATTCCGGTCGTTGCGGTGCTGAGCGTGATGATTCAGGTCATCTCGTTCAAGACGCGTGGCAAGCGCGTTTTCCGGATGAGCCCCATCCAGCATCACTTCGAACTGAGCGGCTGGCCCGAAACCCACGTCACGATCCGGTTCTGGGTGATCACAGCCGTGGCGACGGCAGCCGTATGGTGGCTGCTGGGCGCCCGGCCCTAG